A single region of the Armatimonadota bacterium genome encodes:
- the algD gene encoding GDP-mannose 6-dehydrogenase, whose protein sequence is MRIAIFGLGYVGAVTAACFATEGHRVIGVDTDSYKVQCILDGRSPIVERDLEEYIRRAREAGRLIATTCADEAVTQSDIALICVGTPSRRNGSLNLEFVERVCRQIGVALAEREEPYIVVVRSTVLPGTCEGLVIPTLENASGKRHGEGFQVCMNPEFLREGTAIQDFYHPPLTVIGSQSQQAADRVAELYTGIPAECVKTDLRTAEMVKYANNAFHALKITFANEIGAWCKQEGVDSHVVMRLLTMDTKLNISPAYLTPGFAFGGSCLPKDLRALVYRAHQHDLTLPTLESILVSNRLQIERTVDLIVQLGKKRVGVVGLAFKAGTDDLRESPVVTLCEHLIGKGYSLRIYDPNVSLATIYGSNKAYIEREIPHIHALMCDSLEQLIDESEVVVLANREERVTQLAYRLRDHQTVIDLARCISPEAIRGRYIGLYW, encoded by the coding sequence ATGCGGATAGCCATTTTCGGTTTGGGTTATGTGGGGGCGGTCACTGCCGCCTGCTTCGCGACGGAGGGGCATCGTGTGATCGGGGTGGATACGGATTCCTACAAGGTGCAGTGTATTCTGGATGGACGTTCCCCTATTGTGGAGCGTGACCTAGAAGAGTATATCCGCCGTGCGCGTGAGGCAGGCAGGCTGATAGCCACTACCTGTGCGGATGAGGCGGTGACGCAAAGCGACATCGCCCTGATCTGTGTGGGCACACCCAGTCGGCGCAACGGAAGCCTGAATCTGGAGTTCGTAGAGCGTGTGTGCCGCCAGATTGGTGTTGCGCTTGCCGAGCGTGAGGAGCCGTACATCGTGGTCGTACGCAGTACCGTTCTTCCGGGCACGTGCGAAGGGCTGGTTATCCCCACGCTGGAAAACGCTTCCGGCAAGCGGCATGGAGAGGGGTTTCAGGTATGCATGAACCCGGAGTTTCTGCGCGAAGGCACTGCCATCCAGGACTTCTACCATCCGCCGCTGACCGTTATCGGCTCGCAGAGCCAGCAAGCCGCCGACCGTGTGGCGGAGCTGTACACCGGCATTCCCGCCGAATGTGTGAAGACCGACCTGCGCACCGCCGAGATGGTCAAGTACGCAAACAATGCCTTTCACGCGCTCAAGATCACCTTCGCGAACGAAATCGGCGCGTGGTGCAAACAGGAGGGTGTGGATAGCCACGTAGTCATGCGCCTGTTGACGATGGATACCAAGTTGAACATCTCGCCGGCGTACCTGACGCCCGGATTCGCGTTTGGCGGTTCCTGCCTGCCCAAGGACCTGCGTGCGCTGGTGTATCGAGCGCATCAGCACGACCTGACCCTTCCCACTCTGGAATCGATACTGGTGAGCAACCGCCTGCAGATTGAACGTACGGTGGACCTCATTGTACAGCTGGGCAAGAAGCGTGTGGGTGTGGTGGGACTGGCGTTCAAGGCGGGCACCGATGACCTGCGCGAAAGCCCTGTGGTGACGCTGTGCGAGCATCTCATCGGCAAGGGCTACTCTCTACGCATCTACGATCCGAATGTCTCGCTGGCGACGATTTACGGTAGCAACAAAGCGTACATTGAACGCGAAATTCCGCATATCCATGCGCTGATGTGCGATAGCCTGGAGCAGTTAATCGATGAGAGCGAAGTGGTGGTGCTGGCGAACCGGGAGGAGCGCGTGACGCAACTCGCCTATCGACTCCGCGATCATCAGACGGTGATTGACCTGGCGAGGTGCATCTCTCCAGAGGCGATAAGGGGGCGGTACATTGGGCTGTACTGGTAA